In Oligoflexus sp., a single window of DNA contains:
- a CDS encoding sensor histidine kinase — protein MFSSRFFWNNFLSYVLVILITTFMVSYLLVIKAEEFIEETALEVLREKLVFFEPYFADGIVWRDPETIKHLVQMAREAKTRLSVLDESGAILMESEVEEITPSEKQKRTPELREAAEQDIGIAKRYSDVKASQTLYTAKKIQTEEGPLFIRLGVPVLSLQDRVSEIFAAIAIGACVGVIVSLLIALFLVRRTTGPISEMTKVAESISHGDYEARIHDLPRNEIGQLGEAINRLAAAVQANIARREKMERIRREFSSNISHELKTPLTSIRGYVDTLMSGALHDPKKNMRFLKIIESNSERMSNLVNDLLRLATIEANQETIQLEAVDWHAVIQDAVARQHPKLSSKNIELKVSFETKDTLVRGNANAMSHILDNLLSNAIRYTPAGGKVAITVRLREKWCELLVTDNGIGISTTDQTRIFERFFRVDQARTKSEGGTGLGLAIVKHLVMQLQGSVEVESELGKGTTFMVRFAAASKEQVLALDHEAKADAS, from the coding sequence ATGTTTAGCTCCAGGTTCTTTTGGAATAATTTCCTGTCCTATGTGCTCGTCATCCTTATCACGACATTCATGGTGTCTTATCTCCTGGTGATCAAGGCCGAGGAATTCATCGAAGAGACCGCGCTTGAAGTCCTGCGCGAGAAACTCGTATTCTTTGAACCCTACTTCGCCGATGGCATCGTATGGCGCGATCCTGAAACGATCAAGCACCTTGTGCAGATGGCGCGTGAAGCGAAGACCCGGCTGTCCGTGCTGGACGAATCGGGCGCCATTCTTATGGAATCGGAGGTTGAGGAAATCACGCCTTCAGAAAAACAGAAGCGCACTCCCGAGCTGCGTGAGGCGGCCGAGCAGGATATCGGTATTGCCAAGCGGTATTCCGATGTGAAGGCCTCGCAAACCCTTTACACGGCGAAGAAGATCCAAACGGAAGAAGGTCCTCTCTTCATTCGATTGGGAGTGCCTGTCCTGAGCCTGCAGGACCGGGTTTCTGAAATATTCGCCGCAATCGCCATAGGAGCCTGTGTCGGCGTGATCGTGTCGCTCCTGATCGCGCTCTTTCTGGTGCGTCGCACGACAGGTCCGATTTCCGAGATGACCAAGGTCGCAGAATCCATCAGCCATGGCGACTATGAAGCGCGCATTCACGATCTTCCTCGCAATGAAATCGGTCAGCTCGGAGAAGCCATCAACCGTCTGGCGGCCGCCGTTCAGGCCAATATTGCTCGTCGTGAGAAAATGGAGCGCATCCGCCGGGAGTTCTCCAGCAATATATCCCATGAATTGAAAACCCCCCTCACATCCATTCGTGGCTATGTCGATACCCTGATGTCGGGGGCCCTGCATGACCCCAAGAAAAACATGCGATTCCTGAAGATCATCGAGTCCAACAGCGAGCGCATGAGCAACCTTGTGAACGACCTCTTGCGTCTTGCGACGATTGAAGCCAATCAGGAAACGATACAGCTGGAAGCTGTGGATTGGCACGCAGTCATCCAGGATGCGGTGGCCCGCCAGCATCCCAAATTGAGCAGCAAAAATATCGAGCTGAAAGTAAGCTTTGAAACCAAGGACACCCTGGTTCGTGGCAATGCCAATGCCATGTCTCACATCCTGGATAATCTTCTTAGCAACGCCATCCGCTATACCCCGGCTGGCGGCAAGGTCGCGATCACCGTGCGACTCCGGGAAAAATGGTGTGAACTCCTGGTCACGGATAACGGGATTGGGATATCCACAACTGATCAGACGCGAATATTCGAACGCTTCTTTCGGGTGGACCAGGCTCGCACCAAAAGCGAGGGCGGAACGGGTCTGGGCCTCGCTATCGTCAAGCATCTGGTCATGCAGCTGCAGGGCAGCGTCGAGGTGGAAAGCGAGCTGGGCAAAGGAACCACCTTCATGGTCCGCTTCGCCGCTGCCTCGAAAGAACAGGTTCTCGCTTTGGATCATGAAGCAAAGGCTGATGCGAGCTGA
- the ribD gene encoding bifunctional diaminohydroxyphosphoribosylaminopyrimidine deaminase/5-amino-6-(5-phosphoribosylamino)uracil reductase RibD — protein sequence MKADTLHPLKAGFGFGGYIPRALDAAVGQDFPTRLDDEAWMQLALLESMEGIGRTCPNPPVGAVLVKDGRLISKGATLAYGDRHAERVALDAVTDRSLLKGATCYVTLEPCAGTGRQPPCTEALLASGISRIVVGALDPHPKAAGQGLKALAQAGITVETDVLGGECRAWLFPFLAYQQLQRPVVIGKWAQTLDGHLADDHGRSQWISGKKARAYTHWLRQKYDAILVGVGTALADAPSLTVRDAAPPLHRQPHKIIFDPKGRLATGQPEVFQNLRRGLKPEGPVLFYAVEAPNWRHAPWMDAFSDVIEPVLMPPQCSWLEFLRLLDHQHRARLGRELQSIMVEGGAQILTLLVRDELLDALQVFVRTGILGGSRHRIGRLDARDGASAPPTNPLLDLNARHDFQLVSTQQLGDDVVLECAHRRFTFWT from the coding sequence TTGAAAGCCGATACTTTACATCCCCTCAAGGCTGGTTTTGGCTTCGGAGGTTACATACCCCGTGCGCTTGATGCCGCCGTGGGCCAGGATTTCCCGACTCGCCTCGATGACGAGGCCTGGATGCAGCTGGCCCTTTTGGAATCCATGGAAGGCATTGGCCGAACCTGCCCGAATCCCCCTGTGGGAGCGGTCCTGGTGAAAGATGGACGCCTGATCAGTAAGGGAGCAACCCTGGCCTATGGGGACCGGCATGCCGAGCGGGTGGCGCTGGATGCGGTGACCGATCGGAGTCTTCTGAAGGGCGCGACGTGTTATGTCACCTTGGAACCTTGTGCCGGAACGGGTCGGCAGCCGCCGTGCACCGAAGCGCTTTTGGCGTCGGGTATAAGCCGTATCGTGGTGGGCGCTCTGGATCCGCATCCCAAGGCCGCAGGGCAGGGACTCAAGGCGCTGGCCCAGGCTGGAATCACCGTGGAAACCGATGTGCTGGGCGGCGAATGCCGCGCCTGGCTTTTTCCTTTTCTGGCCTATCAGCAGCTGCAAAGGCCGGTGGTGATCGGCAAGTGGGCGCAGACTTTGGATGGGCATCTGGCCGATGATCACGGTCGTTCCCAATGGATATCCGGAAAAAAAGCCCGAGCCTATACGCATTGGCTTCGGCAGAAATATGACGCCATCCTGGTCGGAGTCGGCACCGCCCTTGCGGATGCCCCGAGTCTGACCGTAAGGGATGCCGCTCCGCCTTTGCATCGGCAGCCGCATAAAATTATTTTTGATCCCAAAGGCCGCCTGGCGACCGGACAGCCCGAGGTTTTTCAAAACCTTCGCCGTGGTTTGAAGCCGGAAGGTCCCGTCCTTTTTTATGCAGTCGAGGCTCCCAACTGGAGGCATGCGCCGTGGATGGATGCCTTTTCTGATGTCATCGAGCCGGTTTTGATGCCGCCTCAATGTTCCTGGCTGGAATTTTTACGACTTCTTGATCATCAGCATCGTGCGCGCCTTGGACGCGAGCTGCAATCCATCATGGTGGAAGGCGGCGCGCAAATCCTGACGCTTTTGGTGCGGGATGAACTTTTGGATGCGCTGCAGGTTTTTGTGCGCACGGGAATTTTAGGGGGGAGTCGGCATCGCATCGGACGACTCGATGCGCGTGATGGAGCCAGCGCACCGCCGACCAATCCGCTTTTGGATCTGAACGCGCGGCATGATTTCCAGCTCGTCAGCACCCAGCAGCTGGGTGATGACGTGGTATTGGAATGCGCGCATCGGCGTTTTACATTCTGGACTTAA
- the aroC gene encoding chorismate synthase codes for MANTFGELFRVTTFGESHGGAVGVVIDGCPAGHKIDIEYIQKQLDRRRPGQSHLASPRGELDRVECLSGLVDDVSLGTPITLIVRNQDAKKDHYNDLQDVYRPSHADYTTDAKYGVKAPSGGGRASARETIGRVAAAAVAELVLQQLIPGFKVVAYVDRVKDVQGRTDYGEALTRDKVEEHPLRCPDEAQRDAMEKLIIHAKKTGDSVGGTIFCGISQCPVGLGEPVFDKLEADLAKGMMSLPASKGFEIGMGFASTYLYGSEHNDAFVNREGKIRTESNRSGGIQGGISNGEYIYMRVAFKPVATIFKDQQTVDRQGQELVMKPKAGRHDPCVLPRAVPMVEAMALLCVMDHVLRQLPFAHLRGPHHV; via the coding sequence ATGGCCAATACTTTCGGCGAACTATTCCGCGTGACGACCTTCGGCGAATCGCATGGTGGGGCTGTGGGTGTCGTCATCGACGGCTGCCCGGCCGGGCATAAGATTGACATCGAATATATTCAAAAGCAGCTCGATCGGCGCCGTCCGGGACAGAGTCACCTCGCGAGTCCGCGTGGGGAACTCGATCGGGTGGAATGCCTATCGGGTCTGGTGGATGACGTGAGTCTCGGAACTCCGATCACTCTGATCGTCAGGAATCAGGATGCGAAGAAGGATCACTATAACGATTTGCAGGATGTCTATCGTCCCTCGCACGCCGATTATACGACCGATGCGAAATACGGTGTGAAAGCACCCTCGGGCGGGGGTCGTGCGAGCGCGCGGGAAACCATCGGTCGTGTGGCTGCAGCTGCGGTCGCGGAACTTGTTTTGCAGCAGCTGATCCCTGGTTTTAAAGTGGTCGCGTATGTCGATCGCGTGAAGGATGTGCAGGGCCGCACGGATTATGGTGAGGCGCTCACGCGGGATAAGGTCGAGGAACACCCGCTGCGCTGTCCCGATGAAGCCCAGCGCGATGCCATGGAAAAACTGATCATTCACGCCAAGAAAACCGGCGACAGCGTTGGCGGCACTATCTTCTGCGGCATCAGTCAATGCCCTGTGGGACTCGGTGAGCCCGTCTTTGATAAACTCGAAGCCGATCTTGCAAAAGGCATGATGAGTTTACCCGCGAGCAAGGGTTTTGAAATCGGCATGGGTTTCGCGTCCACCTATCTTTATGGATCGGAACACAACGATGCCTTTGTGAATCGCGAGGGGAAAATCCGCACCGAGAGCAATCGCTCCGGCGGCATTCAGGGCGGTATTTCCAACGGGGAATACATCTATATGCGCGTGGCCTTCAAACCCGTGGCCACCATTTTTAAAGACCAGCAAACCGTCGATCGCCAGGGTCAGGAACTCGTGATGAAACCCAAGGCGGGTCGTCATGATCCCTGCGTTCTGCCGCGCGCTGTGCCGATGGTGGAAGCGATGGCTTTACTCTGCGTGATGGATCATGTCCTGAGGCAGCTGCCCTTCGCTCATCTGCGCGGGCCGCATCACGTTTAA
- a CDS encoding response regulator transcription factor: MKQILVIEDDSDIRELLEYNLAREGFEVTLCSDGAEGLDQALHGRHDLIILDLMLPAVNGIEICQRVRQNADTSLTPVIMLTAKSEETDIVFGLGLGADDYITKPFGIKELVARVYARLRSQLQTPIARPRASTGILKEGTVELDRAQHQVTVASENIPMTLAEFRIFEALVAKPGMVLSRDQLLEAVTGGGGLLVDRNIDVHVRSIRKKLGPSRDLIETVRGMGYRFRKA, translated from the coding sequence ATGAAGCAGATACTTGTCATTGAAGATGACAGCGATATCAGGGAACTCCTGGAATACAATCTTGCACGCGAAGGCTTTGAGGTGACTCTTTGCAGCGATGGTGCGGAAGGGCTCGACCAGGCCTTGCATGGAAGGCATGACCTTATCATTCTCGACCTCATGCTCCCTGCCGTCAACGGCATTGAAATCTGCCAGCGTGTTCGGCAAAACGCTGACACGAGCTTGACCCCGGTTATCATGCTGACAGCGAAGAGCGAAGAGACCGATATCGTTTTCGGGCTTGGACTGGGCGCGGATGACTATATCACCAAGCCCTTCGGCATCAAGGAACTCGTCGCCCGCGTCTATGCGCGGCTGCGCAGTCAACTGCAGACGCCGATCGCAAGGCCTCGTGCCAGCACAGGCATTCTGAAGGAAGGAACGGTCGAACTGGATAGAGCCCAGCATCAGGTGACGGTGGCCAGCGAAAATATTCCGATGACTTTGGCTGAATTCCGAATTTTTGAAGCTCTTGTTGCCAAACCCGGAATGGTTCTTTCACGGGATCAGCTCCTCGAAGCCGTTACGGGTGGCGGCGGTCTGCTGGTCGATCGAAATATTGACGTGCATGTGCGATCCATCCGTAAAAAGCTGGGCCCCTCGCGGGATCTTATCGAAACCGTCCGCGGCATGGGTTATCGCTTCCGCAAAGCCTGA